Proteins from a genomic interval of Clostridium scatologenes:
- a CDS encoding VRR-NUC domain-containing protein, with the protein MESRIENKLKLEVEKHGGLALKFVSPGMAGVPDRMILMKNGKVVFVELKALGKKMRPLQIKRKKQLEALGFKVYCIDNFKGVKDFVQEVMV; encoded by the coding sequence GTGGAAAGTAGAATTGAAAATAAATTAAAACTTGAAGTTGAAAAACATGGAGGATTGGCACTAAAGTTTGTATCTCCAGGGATGGCAGGTGTGCCAGATAGAATGATTTTAATGAAAAATGGAAAAGTAGTTTTTGTAGAACTTAAAGCACTAGGAAAGAAAATGAGGCCGTTGCAAATTAAGAGAAAAAAGCAGCTTGAAGCTTTAGGTTTTAAAGTTTATTGTATAGACAATTTTAAAGGAGTTAAGGATTTTGTCCAGGAGGTGATGGTATGA